A window of the Lactuca sativa cultivar Salinas chromosome 5, Lsat_Salinas_v11, whole genome shotgun sequence genome harbors these coding sequences:
- the LOC111892025 gene encoding serine/threonine-protein kinase D6PKL2 — MDSRSISKLMVESTCDDDATKSSSCLEPATPTKSTEKMEIESKKSNQKCLGDKIETEDTFDPEKSLSGQGTSKNSSVSGKLSDGVSSITITSGSSKMNERMDLVESGKSSMCRGSTSTDVSDESSCSGLSSSVSKPHKSNDSRWEAIQAVRSKDGVLGLSHFRLLKRLGCGDIGSVYLSELSGTKSYFAMKVMDKVSLESRKKLLRAQTEREILQSLDHPFLPTLYTHFETDKFSCLVMEFCPGGDLHTLRQRQPGKRFCEQAVKFYVAEILLAMEYLHMLGIIYRDLKPENVLVREDGHIMLSDFDLSLRCSVSPTLVKSASLDNEPLRRNSGYCVQPACIEPTSCIQPSCVVPTSCFSPRLFMSKSKKKSSKAKPEIRHQVTPLPELMAEPTGARSMSFVGTHEYLAPEIIKNEGHGSAVDWWTLGIFLYELLFGKTPFKGSGNRATLMNVVGQPLRFPESPVVSFSARDLIRGLLVKEPQHRLAYKRGATEIKQHPFFEGVNWALIRCASPPEIPRPVEIPPPPVAVNSAEKKAAANTIAVAPEKKGSDNYLEFDFF, encoded by the exons ATGGATTCGAGATCTATTAGTAAACTAATGGTAGAAAGCACATGTGACGATGATGCCACAAAAAGCAGCAGCTGCTTAGagcctgcaactccaacaaaatCAACCGAAAAGATGGAAATAGAGTCTAAAAAGTCAAACCAGAAATGTTTAGGTGATAAAATAGAGACTGAAGATACATTTGATCCAGAAAAGAGTTTATCGGGTCAAGGAACTTCAAAAAACAGCTCGGTATCTGGTAAATTAAGTGATGGAGTGAGCAGCATTACAATAACAAGTGGGAGTAGTAAAATGAATGAAAGGATGGATCTTGTTGAGAGTGGTAAGAGCAGTATGTGTAGAGGAAGCACAAGCACGGATGTAAGTGATGAAAGCAGTTGTAGCGGTTTAAGCAGCAGTGTGAGCAAACCGCATAAATCAAACGATTCAAGATGGGAAGCGATCCAGGCCGTTAGATCAAAAGACGGGGTTTTGGGTCTGAGCCATTTTAGATTGTTGAAGAGATTGGGTTGTGGTGATATTGGGAGTGTTTATCTCTCTGAACTTAGTGGTACTAAATCTTATTTTGCCATGAAGGTTATGGATAAAGTCTCCCTTGAAAGCCGTAAAAAATTGTTACGCGCACAGACAGAAAGGGAGATTCTACAGTCTCTGGATCACCCTTTTCTTCCAACTCTCTATACTCATTTTGAGACCGATAAATTCTCTTGTCTGGTTATGGAGTTTTGTCCAGGTGGCGATTTGCACACTCTCAGACAAAGGCAACCCGGGAAGCGATTTTGTGAACAAGCTGTAAA GTTTTATGTTGCGGAAATACTCCTTGCTATGGAGTACCTACACATGCTGGGGATAATCTACCGGGACTTGAAGCCGGAAAATGTTCTGGTGAGGGAAGACGGACACATAATGCTTTCCGATTTTGACCTTTCACTTCGATGCTCCGTGAGCCCGACACTTGTCAAATCAGCGTCTTTAGACAACGAACCCCTTCGAAGGAACTCCGGTTATTGTGTTCAACCCGCATGTATCGAGCCCACTTCTTGTATCCAACCCTCCTGTGTGGTCCCCACGTCGTGTTTCTCGCCTAGACTTTTTATGAGCAAGTCGAAGAAGAAATCATCAAAGGCCAAACCGGAGATCAGACACCAGGTGACACCGCTACCGGAGCTGATGGCGGAGCCCACAGGGGCCCGGTCGATGTCGTTTGTGGGGACCCACGAGTATTTGGCTCCTGAGATCATTAAAAACGAAGGGCATGGGAGTGCGGTTGACTGGTGGACACTCGGGATCTTTTTGTATGAGCTTCTGTTTGGGAAGACTCCGTTTAAAGGGTCTGGGAACCGAGCCACTTTGATGAACGTGGTGGGTCAGCCGTTGAGGTTTCCGGAGTCACCCGTGGTTAGTTTTTCGGCTCGGGATTTAATCAGAGGTTTGTTGGTGAAAGAACCACAACACAGATTGGCTTATAAAAGGGGAGCCACGGAGATCAAACAACATCCCTTCTTTGAAGGTGTTAATTGGGCCTTGATTCGCTGTGCCAGTCCGCCGGAGATTCCCAGACCGGTTGAGATTCCTCCGCCACCGGTGGCTGTGAATTCCGCCGAGAAAAAGGCTGCCGCCAATACCATTGCGGTTGCACCCGAGAAAAAGGGGTCGGATAATTATCTTGAGTTTGAtttcttttga